In the Thermodesulfovibrio yellowstonii DSM 11347 genome, one interval contains:
- a CDS encoding N-acetylmuramoyl-L-alanine amidase, whose product MFKFLIILFNFLFPLILSSLSLTWAEDKIQIKDIRYYELSQGLRVVIETSGVTEFIKGELKNPERLFFDIKNATLNKEIKKEYLVNDPIVNKIRIGQFDINTVRIVFDLKKSGYEFKIIQLEDPFRIVIDIYSQGSLKSSKNLEEKETKITLKRKIVIDPGHGGKDPGAIGPSGLKEKDVTLDIALKVREILKTDPSFEIILTRDKDIFIPLNERTEIANRVGADLFISIHANASPNSYARGIETYILNWTDDEEAIRVAARENAISIKKMKQLKGELGFMLASLEREAKRDSSVRLAGYVHNSMTGSLKNSFLRHDNGVKQALFYVLVGAQMPSCLLEVSYISNPEEERLLNQESYRMEIAQSIVDGIKNYFLKTEQIKKVKYTKNNSTTNKVNIKKVKNTRQKANL is encoded by the coding sequence ATGTTTAAATTTTTAATCATTTTATTTAACTTTCTGTTTCCTTTAATTTTGTCTTCTTTGTCTTTAACATGGGCAGAAGATAAAATTCAAATTAAGGATATAAGATATTATGAACTCTCTCAAGGATTAAGAGTAGTAATTGAAACAAGTGGAGTTACTGAATTTATAAAGGGAGAACTTAAAAACCCAGAAAGACTTTTTTTTGATATAAAAAATGCTACACTCAACAAGGAGATAAAAAAAGAATATTTAGTAAATGACCCTATTGTAAATAAAATCCGAATTGGACAGTTTGATATTAATACAGTAAGAATTGTCTTTGATCTTAAAAAGTCTGGCTATGAGTTCAAAATTATTCAACTTGAAGATCCTTTTAGAATAGTGATTGATATATATTCACAGGGAAGCCTTAAATCATCAAAAAATCTTGAAGAAAAGGAAACAAAAATTACACTGAAGCGGAAAATTGTTATTGATCCAGGACATGGAGGTAAAGACCCCGGTGCAATAGGTCCGTCAGGATTAAAAGAAAAAGATGTCACACTTGATATTGCTCTAAAAGTTAGAGAAATTTTAAAAACTGATCCCTCCTTTGAAATAATTTTAACAAGAGACAAAGATATCTTTATACCACTGAACGAAAGAACAGAAATTGCAAACCGAGTTGGTGCTGACCTTTTCATTTCAATTCATGCAAATGCTTCTCCAAACTCATATGCTCGGGGTATAGAAACATATATTTTGAACTGGACAGATGATGAAGAAGCAATAAGAGTTGCAGCAAGAGAAAATGCAATTTCTATAAAAAAGATGAAACAGTTAAAGGGAGAACTTGGCTTTATGCTTGCTTCATTAGAAAGGGAAGCAAAAAGAGATAGTTCTGTCAGACTCGCAGGATATGTCCATAATTCTATGACAGGCAGTTTAAAAAACTCTTTTTTAAGACATGACAATGGAGTAAAACAGGCTCTTTTTTATGTTTTAGTTGGTGCTCAGATGCCATCATGCTTGCTTGAAGTTTCTTATATAAGTAATCCTGAAGAGGAAAGACTTCTTAATCAAGAATCATACAGAATGGAAATAGCCCAATCAATTGTTGATGGAATCAAAAATTATTTTCTTAAAACAGAGCAGATTAAGAAAGTGAAATATACAAAAAATAACTCTACAACAAATAAAGTAAATATCAAAAAAGTCAAAAATACGCGACAGAAGGCGAATCTATAA
- a CDS encoding NifU family protein, producing the protein MIEKAKVEQVLGKIRVGLMADGGNIDLVDIKDNIVYVKLKGACGTCPMATLTLKNWVEKTLKSEIPEVKEVVAV; encoded by the coding sequence ATGATTGAAAAAGCCAAAGTTGAGCAGGTTTTAGGTAAAATTAGAGTTGGTCTTATGGCAGATGGAGGTAATATTGACCTTGTTGATATTAAAGATAATATAGTTTATGTGAAGTTAAAGGGAGCCTGTGGAACATGTCCGATGGCGACTCTAACACTTAAAAACTGGGTTGAAAAGACACTAAAAAGTGAAATTCCAGAGGTTAAAGAAGTTGTAGCTGTTTAA
- a CDS encoding AI-2E family transporter yields MSPSKKYRISLERSFYIWILLLFIGILGYLNYQILKSFFASAGWAIVIALVFHPVFDYLKKFLKYRGLTAVVTIILVIVLFLFPFVYVSYQIILEAGELIKGVNLPELINEIMSHPLLSKILEKLSFITGGDIASLEIIIKNELSGLLKEGALRIAHGFGDILSLFLNLILTFFIAFFFLKDGHHFVKKIEEFLPFAEVDKTSIRNQIRNIIYTTFYGGILIAMLQGTILGITFYFLDMPSSTLWGFATAVASFIPVLGAFAVWGPASIYLLAKGLIIKGLILAMVGAFIISLIDNVLKPLIIKGKVKLPLIFIFLSVLGGIKIFGLIGFIIGPLVFSLFVSFLEILKNFIGGSENV; encoded by the coding sequence ATGAGTCCATCCAAAAAATATAGAATTTCTCTTGAAAGAAGCTTTTACATCTGGATTTTACTACTTTTTATTGGCATTCTGGGTTATCTTAATTATCAAATACTTAAATCTTTTTTTGCTTCTGCAGGGTGGGCTATAGTGATTGCTTTAGTGTTTCATCCTGTTTTTGATTATTTAAAAAAATTTCTAAAATACAGAGGACTTACAGCTGTAGTAACGATAATTTTAGTAATAGTTCTTTTTCTTTTCCCCTTTGTCTATGTTTCTTATCAGATCATTCTTGAAGCAGGAGAACTCATAAAAGGCGTTAATCTTCCTGAGCTTATAAATGAAATAATGTCTCACCCATTACTTTCAAAAATTCTTGAGAAATTAAGTTTTATTACAGGAGGTGACATTGCATCACTTGAGATTATAATTAAAAATGAACTCAGCGGATTATTGAAAGAAGGGGCACTTAGAATTGCTCATGGATTTGGTGATATACTGAGCCTTTTTCTTAATTTGATACTGACTTTTTTTATTGCTTTTTTCTTTCTGAAAGATGGACATCATTTTGTAAAAAAAATTGAAGAATTCTTGCCTTTCGCGGAAGTTGATAAAACTTCTATCAGAAATCAAATTAGAAATATAATTTATACAACTTTTTATGGTGGTATTTTGATAGCCATGCTTCAGGGAACAATTCTTGGAATAACTTTTTATTTTCTTGATATGCCTTCATCAACACTCTGGGGCTTTGCAACTGCGGTTGCGTCCTTCATACCTGTTTTAGGAGCTTTTGCTGTATGGGGACCGGCTTCTATTTATTTACTGGCTAAGGGATTAATTATAAAGGGGTTGATTCTTGCAATGGTAGGAGCATTTATAATAAGCCTTATTGATAATGTTTTGAAGCCTCTAATTATAAAAGGCAAAGTTAAATTGCCCCTTATATTTATATTTCTTTCTGTTCTTGGTGGAATTAAAATTTTTGGACTTATTGGTTTTATAATTGGACCTCTTGTTTTTAGCCTTTTTGTCTCATTCTTAGAAATTTTAAAGAACTTTATAGGAGGTAGTGAAAATGTTTGA
- a CDS encoding N-acyl-D-amino-acid deacylase family protein, with protein MRSEGDRVIGALEETILIGKKAKIPVHISHLKTSGRDNWWKIDVILKIIKDAQNKGIQITADRYPYIASQTDLDAFLPSWIIEGNREDIIERLKNKNVRLKIKKYFKERGEDFLNSLLISDIASDKYKSLEGKRLGEIVTLENAAQFTCDLLIHSNLMVGVIYFGMSEENLEKILSQPYVMIGTDSSARCTSGITRNGKPHPRGFGSFPRFIKKYILDKGLLKLEEAIRKITSLPARTFRIEKRGVIKEGYFADIVIFDPAEIEDRASFEKPFNVSKGIKYVIVNGEIAVLEGSMTGRRNGRVLL; from the coding sequence ATGAGAAGCGAAGGTGATAGAGTGATCGGAGCTTTAGAAGAAACTATTTTAATTGGGAAGAAAGCAAAAATACCTGTTCATATTTCCCATCTCAAGACATCTGGTAGAGACAACTGGTGGAAGATTGATGTAATTTTAAAAATAATAAAAGACGCACAAAATAAAGGGATACAAATAACAGCGGACAGATATCCCTATATTGCTTCTCAAACAGACCTTGATGCTTTCTTGCCCTCATGGATAATTGAAGGAAACAGAGAGGATATTATAGAAAGACTAAAAAACAAAAATGTAAGACTCAAAATTAAAAAATATTTTAAAGAGCGAGGAGAAGATTTTCTAAACAGTCTTTTGATTTCTGATATTGCCTCTGATAAATATAAATCATTAGAAGGTAAAAGATTAGGAGAAATTGTTACCCTTGAAAATGCTGCTCAATTTACATGTGATTTATTGATTCATTCAAATCTTATGGTAGGAGTAATATATTTTGGAATGAGTGAAGAAAATCTTGAAAAAATTTTATCTCAACCTTATGTTATGATAGGCACTGATAGTTCTGCCAGATGTACAAGCGGAATTACCAGAAATGGTAAACCACATCCAAGAGGATTTGGTAGTTTCCCGAGATTTATAAAAAAATATATTTTAGACAAGGGATTATTAAAACTTGAGGAAGCAATAAGAAAAATAACATCTTTACCAGCACGAACCTTCAGGATTGAAAAAAGAGGAGTTATAAAAGAAGGCTATTTTGCAGATATTGTTATCTTTGACCCAGCCGAGATTGAAGACAGAGCCAGTTTTGAAAAACCATTCAATGTTTCAAAGGGAATTAAATATGTTATTGTAAACGGAGAAATTGCTGTATTGGAAGGCTCAATGACAGGGAGAAGAAACGGAAGAGTTCTTTTATGA
- a CDS encoding gamma-glutamyl-gamma-aminobutyrate hydrolase family protein yields the protein MKIVGITCSIDEKKLYLNRDYTTVIINLGFIPLIISPDMIEKILTHINKISALIISGGGDINPNFYGEKNKACKNLVPDERVLSEMKLLKAFIETGKPILGICYGMQLMNIFLGGNLYQNIETQIKHSSDNHEIQVTDNFLFEKGQYIVNSSHHQAIKILGNGLEIFCMARDEVIEGVYLKEHPFFVGVQWHPERHMGEISLNLWKSFAKKIK from the coding sequence ATGAAAATTGTTGGAATCACATGTAGCATTGATGAAAAAAAACTTTATCTAAACAGGGATTATACCACAGTTATTATTAATCTTGGTTTTATTCCACTAATAATCTCGCCTGATATGATAGAAAAAATACTAACTCATATTAATAAAATCTCAGCCTTGATAATTTCTGGAGGAGGAGATATAAATCCTAATTTTTATGGAGAAAAAAATAAAGCCTGTAAAAATCTTGTGCCTGATGAAAGAGTTTTATCAGAAATGAAACTTCTCAAAGCATTTATTGAAACAGGGAAACCAATTTTAGGAATATGTTATGGAATGCAACTTATGAATATATTTTTAGGTGGGAATCTTTACCAGAATATTGAGACACAGATAAAACATAGTTCAGATAATCATGAAATTCAAGTAACTGATAATTTTTTATTTGAAAAAGGGCAGTATATTGTAAATAGTTCTCATCATCAGGCTATTAAAATTTTAGGCAATGGACTTGAAATATTTTGCATGGCAAGGGATGAAGTTATAGAAGGTGTTTATCTTAAAGAACATCCTTTTTTTGTCGGGGTCCAATGGCATCCAGAAAGACACATGGGAGAAATTTCTTTAAACCTTTGGAAGAGTTTTGCAAAAAAGATAAAATAG
- a CDS encoding amidohydrolase family protein has product MDLFIENAFIFDGLGNSPFKANIGIQKDKIIYIGKEKFRATKKINAKELVLTPGFIDTHSHSDFTILADPNAEGKITQGITTEINGNCGISGFPMLGEAFERRLPELKSLGLSPWNTCQEYIKLLKKAKPAINFATMLGHGNLRGAVVGYKDVKSRKKEINKMKELLKTMLSYNVKGLSTGLIYPQEFLLIQKRLLNLQRL; this is encoded by the coding sequence ATGGATTTATTCATAGAGAATGCTTTTATATTTGACGGGCTTGGTAATTCTCCATTTAAAGCCAATATAGGCATACAAAAGGATAAAATTATATACATTGGCAAGGAAAAATTCCGTGCAACAAAAAAGATAAATGCAAAGGAGTTAGTACTCACGCCAGGTTTTATTGATACACACTCTCATTCTGATTTTACAATTCTTGCAGACCCAAATGCAGAAGGAAAAATCACCCAGGGTATTACTACTGAAATAAATGGAAACTGCGGAATATCAGGCTTTCCAATGCTTGGTGAAGCTTTTGAAAGAAGGCTGCCTGAGCTAAAAAGTCTTGGACTTAGTCCTTGGAATACCTGTCAGGAATATATAAAATTATTGAAAAAAGCTAAGCCTGCAATCAACTTTGCTACCATGTTGGGTCATGGAAATCTGAGAGGGGCTGTGGTTGGTTATAAAGATGTAAAATCGCGGAAAAAAGAAATAAACAAAATGAAAGAACTTTTAAAAACAATGCTTTCTTATAATGTAAAGGGGCTTTCAACAGGATTAATATATCCCCAGGAATTTTTGCTGATACAGAAGAGATTATTGAACTTGCAAAGACTTTAA